The genomic DNA ACACCCGTTTTGCCTTGGATGCTGTTTTATGCTGGGCCGTGAGACTCGAGAAAGCTGTTCAtcaggctgggctgtgctcGAGGCTGGAAGCTTGGACCGTGCCTTGAAGCCGCCGTGCACAGAGGAAGCGCGGCTGGGACGCAGCGGGGCCTCGTGGCTCAGCGCCCTGCTGCCATCGGTGCACGCagtgcaaagctgctgctgccgggAGCAGCCCTGCGCCCTGCACCCcgctgtgctgagctgagcacGGCCAGAGCTGTGCATGCTGCACACGGatgtggcagtgctgagctccaaGCATCCTGCATACACCACTCCTCATTCTGTAGTGCTCACTGCTGCATCTGCCACCCGCAAATTCACAACCGGTCCGACTGTTAGGgggctgtatttattttttgtaaaatcCATTGTGTCCAAATCTTTGCGTCCTGTTTGAATACCATCCTTTGAAACAAAGGCATTTTACATTTACAGatgatgtatttttattctcatagtttgtttttaagtttacTTGCAACGGTCAAGTTAAATAAAAGATGTTACATTACGTCTGCATTCCTTTTGATGCGAAAATCACCACAATTAAGCTTTCACTGACGTTTCTCAGTCCAGGCCTGAGCTGCATTTAACCCAGAGGGCTGCCTTCCAGGTGAGTGCTAGAAGGAAAAGGGTTGTGGGTGTGATGTGTGCACCCAGTCTGATGTGTGATGCTTCCCTGGATCctgttatttcaaatatttcaactTCAACTCCCCACATCTGACAACAGGAGCTTAAGGGATGGCTGTGCTCCTGTCTTTCAAGCTGAGTAACAGCTAAATGAGTTCAGTGGGGGAGAAGGTAAGAGGACACACCATGCCTTTAATGTAGTAAAGAAACAGTAATGGGCAGCAGAAGCTTAACGAAACCACAAGGCATAGATTTAATTGAGGAAAGGGTCGTTTCAGCAcgtgtttaaggaaagggacAGCGTCACACTCTTCTGGAAGAGCTTGAATCATCAGCATAAAACTAATGGAGCAAGGTAGGAGCTAGCACTGGAGCTACAGGTGAGCTAGCCTTCCCTTCCAGCCACAGTTGAGAGCTCGTTAAAAACAATCCACAGTATTACACGTATGGAGTCATCAATCACATCTCGTCTCATACACTGTATGTACATTTACTTAAGTAGTTGTTCTGAGTGGTTTCATATTTCTTAATTTGATTCCTGATTATCACTTCATTAGAAACGTTCTTTGCAATCCAGGGCTGGGATCATTACCttgaaggaggagggaggagggctgGATGTACAACTTAGAGCTCCCGGAGGCTGAAGAGAACAAATGCAGCAGTGACTCAGGCCCGATGCTTTGTTTGGTAGGGAGGTATGACTGTTTGCAGTCACGTGGCCTCACAGTCATCGGGAATTGTTGTGATGATCAGCGACTGCTCCATCACGTCTGCCGTGGGGAAGCTGTCGTTTGAACAGAGTCTCTGCACAGGGATCTCCTCAGGCAGGGGGCCGTGGGACAGGGACTCCACGATGACCTCAGCTGAGCCCACCTCCAGCTCctggggtggctgcagggcCACCACCACCGCCTTCTCATCCTCAATGATCAGATTTCGAAGCTTCCGCTGCCGGGGGTTGTAGTTCTCCACCCGGTCGTGAATCTCCATGTGGCGCCTCAAGTGTGCCTGCGAGAGGGAGAAAGGAGCAGGAAGGGTTTTTGCCTGGTGTGCCGTGCTTCTCCGAAAGGGAGGGCTGGCAAAAGCACAGCAAGGCTCCCCTGACCCACAGAGCACCAGGCTGTAAGGGCAGGCTGCCCAGCGGTGAGCACAGCCCCCCCCCCGCTGCCTGTACTGCCTACAGCCCTCAGAACCCCCAGTGCAAAGAAACCCGTTCACAGCCTGGGAGTCTGCTGGTGTCActcactgcagcagagcaacCCTGGGTTCTTGTGCCCCCAGCAGGTAGGGGGTGTGAGTCACTCACGGCCCAGCACCGAGCTGCGTCCTACCTGCCGTGTGAACTTGTACCCACACTCGGTGCACTCAAACTTCCTCACTCCCTTGTGCCTGCGGACGTGGACACGCAGCTGCTCGACagctgagaaggaaaggaaggagttcagagcagccctgcaggcagaaCAGCTGCAGGCCCACGCTGTGTGAAGCACTACGGCAGAAGGGCCGTCGAGGCATGGAAAGGAGCGCAGCCTGGAACGGTGGCCCAAAGCCACAGCGGTAGGCAGAAGGTACCTTTGAATGTTTTCCCACAGATCTGGCAGAAATGGGGCCTCCCCTCCTGGTGCCGACTGGCGATGTGCCTCAGGAGGGGCCCCTTCTCTGTGAATCTCTGGTCGCAGAACTCACAGCTGAAGGGGCGCTCCCCGGTGTGGGTCCGGTTGTGTTTGTCCAGACTGGCTGCCAGGAGCAAAGGGAGAGAGAGCTGCAGGTCAGCAGCCCACTGGGTGCCCCAGTTTGGGCACAGGCACATTGTGCTACGATGTTGAGACCACGTGCTCTGTGCCAGGCAGGTTAGGAATGCTTAGAGCGGGGCAAAAGCAGGAGCTTGTTGTGCTGAGCCAACCATAGATGTGAAAAATTCAccactgttttcctctttttgtgttatggaagtaaaaaaaaaaaataaaggcaacatTCCCTCCTGAGGTGTTATCCTACATACACCAGAGCATGCCTTGCTCTAGAAGGAAAACAGGTTTCTCAGCACGGCTGTTTCAGAGGTGGCAGATACCCATGGGGGGAGCAGGGcgctcagcactgccagctcccAGGTGGCCACTTGGGACAGGAGAGGGGGGCTGCAGGTACGCAGAGCTGTGTGCCCTGGGGGTACCTTGTGTCCTGAAGGTCTTGCCGCAGAGGTGGCACTGGAAGGGCTTCTCACCGGTGTGGGTACGCAGGTGCATGTTGAggtttgctttctgtgtgaaGGCGTGATGGCAGAACTCACAGACATACGGACGCTCGTTCCTGAGAACAGGGGAAAGGCAGCTGAGCCTCAGGCAGCCCCAGTTGGAGAACTGCCACCTGCCTCTCTGTCTGTCTGACACTAGCTGTCGCAACTCTCAAAGCACTGCAATTAAATCCTACTTCAACTTATCTCCAAGTATTTTGCAGGGACACAAATGCTCCTCTGCACCTGTATGCTTCTGAAGTGCAGAGCTGGTGCTTCCTGCCCCTCAGGCACTGTACAACCAGCCCAGGAACCAGAGCTCTGAGGGAAGTGTGGAAAGCTAACACAAACTCACCACTTCACGGACAGGAATTAGCCAGGCAGGACAGCTGATGAGCTTCAGCCATCACCTGCATTATTATCCTTAGAGGAAGTGCAAACAGTACAAATTTCCTTTGGTAGAGAGGCAAGCAGAACTAAGGTTTGGCCACCCACCAACAGCTGTCAGTACCAGCAACCTGCATTTGTCACCATTCAGTCACCCCACACACTTCAGGAGGCTCCCCAGCACCCACCCCCTGGGGAGGAGCTCACGTCACACCTGTGCTTGGCCTTGATGTGCATCTGCAAGCCGTTGCGACTTGAGGCTCTGTGTCCACACTCCTCGCAGACAAACAGTTTCTCTCCCCGGTGCTTGAATGCCTCATGCAGGCGCAGCTCTGTCCGAGACAGAAAGCACTTGGAGCAAGTTGAGCACTGCAAGGCCATAGGAGAGCTCAGGGTTAGGCAGCTCACCCACACGCAGCTTGCAGTGTGCACCCAAAACAGACCTGCTCCccttgcagcacagctgtgccatgCAAGATGCACCCTGCTGCACCCTGCAGCAATAGCAAGCTTCAAAATGCTGAATGGGATGAGACAGCCAGCCGGAACTGAGAAGCTGGTCAGTAGATATGGATCTATCAGTTAAGAAGAGCCACAACGGCTGCTCATTTATCCAAAATAAAACCCATTTCCAGGAGCTTTTCAGCATTCCAGAACTCCCTGCCTTGTTTAGCAGAACCAGAAAGGATAATGGGAACTACTCTTAGGTCAGAGCAGGATCATTCTCTCTCAGGATCTCTACAGTACCGCAGGGAAAGCATTACAAAATGCCACCTCCACTCACCCCACCTTGTGCCAGCGTGCTCCCCTTACCGCATGGGGCTTCGGTGCGCCGTGCAACTTTATCATGTGGCTCTGCAGGTCCTTCTTCTGCATGAACTGCTGTGCGCAGGAGGAGCACTGAAATACAGGAGAGTCAGCTCCCAGCCACCTCACAGTGACTGCAACACGAGGACAGGATCGGTGACATGCCTGCACGACTGGCACGGGAGTCACTCCGACACAAAGACCTCCAGCAAGGCAGTAGGTGCCCATGCTGCAGAGCCACAAAGAACTGTCTGGCTCAGGTGTGTCTCAAGAGCCTGTTCCAGCTCAGAGGTGGGAAACGCCTCTGCTGCCGCTCGAGGCACTTGACAGCTCCCAGGGAAGGGAACCAGTGAAGGCAATATTAAGGACAAGGAGAAAGGCAGATACTGGGGAGAAAAGCCACGCTTGCAGTCAGACTTGATGCACTGCAAGCACCAGAGCGTCCCTGCCACCAGGTGGTGACACAGCCCCCCGTACAGCACCTGCCAGGCCAGGCTCCCCAGAAGAGAAAGGCTCGCCCGCCCTGCTGGgcccagcaccaggctgcacagctaCGTGCACTGCTGACCTTATAGGGCATCTCCCCCGTGTGCGACACCACGTGGAGTCGCAGTTCCATCcgcctcttgaacacctcctggcAGACAGAGCACGTGAAAACCTGCAAGAGAAGGAAGGCATCAGCTTCTGTGTGAGACAGGAAAGGAAGATGCCAGGAGTTGGAATGAAGCCAGCAGCCATCCCAGCAACTGAGAGCAGCACTTGCCATTTGGGCACCATGCCTAGATAATGTGTTTCACCTGCACTGCAAAAACTCCTATCTATTCCAGGACAAAGAGTGCTCTCAtgtgcttggggaaaaaaaacaaagacaccTGTGAGAAACCATGTGCTAGCATGTCATGAACAGAAGAGCTGCTAACCTCTTGGACTTCCGTCACGCTCTGGGGGAGCCAGAAAGCGTGCTCCAATAAGGAGGGTTTTGTCAGCAGCTGGAAAGAGGCTGAATTCTGCTTCTGCAAAACAGCACCTGCATCTGCAGCGTTCTCCCACCCCCTGAGGAGACTGGTGGTGACTTCACACGTGTACCTGCTCAGTTCGGCTCATGCAATTTCTGGCTTCGTGCTCCAGGAGATTCTCCTTTCTAAAATAACATTTACCACACTTAGAGCATTCAAATGGCTTCTCTCCAGTGTGTTTCCTGGGGAGACACAAATTCAGAGCATCCATTACTGACAGagtaacagcagcactgagctcctgaGCCCACACGAAAGAACAGCCGCTGGTCTGCGTCCTCCAGCACTCGTGCTTTGAAGAGAGGATGCAAGAACCCCACTCGCTGtctctgctgcccacagcctgaggcctcaccagctgcctctgctctggTGTGTGGAACAGCTGCTGATGAACCATTTACAGCCTCCTTTTCACACACTTCTGCTGATCCCAGGGTGTCCACAAGCACCTCCATGTTCCCAGAGCACGCTCCATCACCTTGCTCGTTGCAAGTATGGGAACCGTGAACCACAGCCTGAATctctgattgagcacctggggaaaagaccagtcagccctgggagcacaggtgaaggcaattcagctgtgtgatcagaaggggcagagcctggctgcacctctcctagacctcaTTAAGGGTTGACTGCTTCTAGGGAAGAATCTCTGGGTGGAGATCCCTCGCCTGAGGAGTCCTTTCTGCAAGCTGAGATCCTCAGAGATGGGTGACTACCTTTACTTTTCCTGTGAAATATCATCCTATCTGTGCTGGTCCCTTTGTTGTTACATTCTTGTATCGCCCTTCTACCACGTTAATCTTTCTGACTGTAACAGCTATGCAGCTCCTGCCTGTTCTGGAAGCCTAGGAGCTAGCAGCTCCATGCATTGCTCTCACCAAAGCCAAAGGAGTTGGCAGCTCCTTCTGCCTTCCCTGCCATCCACCTGCAGACTTATGTCCCCCCAAAAGGGCTCCTGAGCACCTTCACCCTTCTTTGTGAGCTGTGCCGGCTGATGCTCGCAGAGctacagctgccagcagcacctcgGGCAACGCCTCCCACACTGCTTGGGGAGCTGAGGACCCGAGGTGCCATGGGGACGCCCAGCCACCCctcagcagcaccaagcagaaCCCCCTGCACTTGGGGTGAGCCTCTACTCAGCCCCCACCCCGCCGGGATCCCGTGCTCACAAGGATGAAGCTCACAGCGTTACCTGTTGTGCACTTTGAGGTAATATTTGCTGAGGAAGCTTTTATGGCACGTAGGGCACTCCACCGGCACCGCCGCGCCTTTCCTGCTCCCTGCCGCCCCCGCGCCGGGCTTCCCTTTACTGCGCAGCGCCTTCTTCTCGGGGAGGAGCTCCGCGTCGCTGTCCCCggtcccgccgccgccggccgcgGCCACCGGGGGAGAGCTGACGGGCGGAGGAACGGGCAGGGTCACCGCGCTTTCCGGGCCGGGCAACCCCGCCGGGCGCTCCCCCTCCGGCACCGCCGGGCTGAGGACGTCGGGCGGTTCTGCGGGGCGCAAcgcggggccgggggcgcggcgcggccgctgccgggcggcggcggggcggaaGGCGCGGCAAAGCGCTACGGCGTCCGGCACGCCCAGCAGCTCGGCGGCGGCGAGCAGGCGAGCGCGATTGTGCGCCGTCAGCGCCAGGCGCCCGGTGTAAAAGAAGTcgagcagcagctggaaggtGTCGGCCAGGCCCTCGGGCAGCGccaccggcccggcgccgccgccgccgcgagCGCGGAAGAAGCGGGAGCAGCTGGCGAGCACCGGCCAATGCGCGCGGAACTCGCGCCCGCCCACGCCCAGCGTCGCGTCGCAGAACTGCCCGGCCGCGCGCTGCCGGTTCAGCTCCCGCAGCACGCGCACACTGtgcgctgccgccgccgcgcccGCCATGGCCGCAACGCTACCGGGACCAGCGTCGCCACGGCGCCATTGCGGCCGCGCGCCGGATGTGACGCAGACGGAACTGGGGCGCGGGATGTAAAGAACAGGGAAATACTACGCCGGATGTGACGAATAAGGAAGTGACGTTCCGGATATGACGAACCAGGAACTAAAATGCCGGATGTGACAACTGCGGAAGTGACGAACAGGATGTGACGAACACGGAAATAGAATACCGATGTAAATAAGGAAGTGGTCCGCCGGATGTGACGAAAGCGGAAGTGACGAACAGGATGTGAGGAACACGGAAGTAGAGTACCGATGTAAATAAGGAAGTGGAGAGCCGGATATGATGAAACCGGAAGTGACGAACCGGATGTGACGAACCAGGAAGTAAAGTACCGATGTAAATAACAGGGCAATATACGCCGGATGTGACGAAAGCGGATGTGACGAACAGGATGTGACGAACAAGGAAGTAGAGTACCGATGTAAATAACAGGACAGTATAACGCCGGATGTGACGAAAGCGGAAATGGAGCATAGAATGTGACGAACAAGGAAGTAGAAGCTGAATGTAATGAATATGGAGCGGCGCGCCGGATATGACGCTACAAAAAAAATGCCGCTACCGCTCCCGGAAGAGACGTGCCGTGCTATGGCGCCTTGCCCGCGGCGGCCGTGCTCCGGCCGTCAGTCGTCGCGGCGCCGCGTGTAACTGCGGATCGCCCGCTGGAAGTGCTCGGCCGTATTGAGGTGCGGCCGCAGCAGCACCACGAAGCCCTTCGGCAGGAAGTAACCGCCCAGCAGCGCTGCCAGCGTGCCCAGCGCGCCCAGCGCCGCCGTCAccgccgcgctccgcccgcGGAAGGCGCTCCGCGTGCAAAGGACGGCGGCGGAGCAGATGAggtgcagcagcaggctgcaggtcAGGCACTTGGCCTCGTTGTAGTCCGCGGGGAGGTCCTTCCCCGCGTAGCTGAGCGCGAAGCagcccaggctgagcagcacgTTGTACAGCATGGCGGCCGTCTCTCCGGGCGCGCTGCCCGCGCCGCACTCCAGCACCACGCGCTCGGCCGCCACGCTGTAACGCCTCCGCGGCACCGCGGGGCCCGAAGCCGCCGCCGTCGCCGCGCACAGCGCCGCCTGCGCCGTTGTGCTGGCCGCGATGAACAGCGCCGGGCCGCCGCGCCGCTGCCAGGCCTCGTGCAGTGCCCGCCACCGCGCGCTCAGTTTGAAGATGCAGACGATCTGGAAGCAGCGCGTTGCCACACACGAGAGGAAGACAGTGAAGCTGATGGTGAAGAGCGGGAAGTGCACCAGGCACGAGAGCCGGGTGGGCTCCCCGAAGTTGaagaagatgctgctgcaggtgcaggCCAGAGCGCCCAGCATGAGGAAGCACATCTTGCCGCCCGCTGACCTGACCACTGGTGTGGAGACATTCCGGGCAAAGagggcagccagccctgccgtgagcagcagcaggagcacagtggggatcagcagcacccagcagaggGGATCAGCCCAGGACAGGAACTCCACGGTCCTGTTGAAGCAGGTCTCGCTCCCTGCAGGTGCCCACTCGTCTCTCCCGCAGGCCTGGCAGGCGTACGGGGCTGGAGAAAACAGGACCCAGGTGGGAGCCACAGCCCAGGTAAGTGATTTGTCCTGGTGGGGCACCCTGACCTCACCCTTCTGCATCCTCAAGCACCTCCCTAGAGCTGCCTCTGATTGTTTGCCTTTCCCTCAGTGCTTCTGAGCCTTCAGCAGCAAGGAGTGTTCTTTTTCCAAAACTCCATTGCTTGGGAGAGGCACAGTGACTTGGGAATTACAGGGCGTAGCATCCTGTGGCTGGAGCAGCACATAAAGGAGAGCCGTGGGCTGCATCGTGCCTGCTGGCCCAGAGGGACTCAGGTGAGTGggacagggctgcagggagtATGGGCTGGGAGACAGAAAGGGGTTTGTGTACACAGCAGTAGTTTGCATTGGCAGTTCTCTTGCAGGTCAGAGGAATGGTGTCTTTTGGGGCTCCTCACTCCCACCATTACCCAGAGCTGGCATTTCTGCCACCCTCAGTGCAGACACACCAAGGCTGTCAGGGACCATGAGCACATGTTGGCAAGGCATTTGTCATGCTGGCTAGTGAGTCTGTGCAAGGGAAACCCTGCCATCAGCCCCAGGAAAGGGACATTTCCATATGCCCCGAGGACTGTGGAGCTGCCCGTGACCACATAGTGCGGAAGCACTGAGTACCATCTACAACACATAGGCAACACTAGGCTGAATTTCCCTCCCTGAGGATGTGGCTCAGGAAGCAGCTGTCAAACCAGACATCCCGTGTCCCCTGGCCACAGGAGAAGGGGGCTCTGCTGGCACCATCTCTGCTGGTGATTTGACTGCACGGAAACATCTGCTGACAGTATCCCTCAGGGCTGAGTGCAAGACATGAGCTTTGCATACCCACAAGTAAGCAAACAGGGAAGCCAGACTGACCGCATTTAGGTGAGCTCTGAGATTTTTTACTGCGCACaggaagttaaaagaaaaa from Lagopus muta isolate bLagMut1 chromosome 21, bLagMut1 primary, whole genome shotgun sequence includes the following:
- the ZBTB48 gene encoding telomere zinc finger-associated protein, with the protein product MAGAAAAAHSVRVLRELNRQRAAGQFCDATLGVGGREFRAHWPVLASCSRFFRARGGGGAGPVALPEGLADTFQLLLDFFYTGRLALTAHNRARLLAAAELLGVPDAVALCRAFRPAAARQRPRRAPGPALRPAEPPDVLSPAVPEGERPAGLPGPESAVTLPVPPPVSSPPVAAAGGGGTGDSDAELLPEKKALRSKGKPGAGAAGSRKGAAVPVECPTCHKSFLSKYYLKVHNRKHTGEKPFECSKCGKCYFRKENLLEHEARNCMSRTEQVFTCSVCQEVFKRRMELRLHVVSHTGEMPYKCSSCAQQFMQKKDLQSHMIKLHGAPKPHACSTCSKCFLSRTELRLHEAFKHRGEKLFVCEECGHRASSRNGLQMHIKAKHRNERPYVCEFCHHAFTQKANLNMHLRTHTGEKPFQCHLCGKTFRTQASLDKHNRTHTGERPFSCEFCDQRFTEKGPLLRHIASRHQEGRPHFCQICGKTFKAVEQLRVHVRRHKGVRKFECTECGYKFTRQAHLRRHMEIHDRVENYNPRQRKLRNLIIEDEKAVVVALQPPQELEVGSAEVIVESLSHGPLPEEIPVQRLCSNDSFPTADVMEQSLIITTIPDDCEAT